The DNA segment AGGTATATAAGAAAATAGATTTATAGCGATAAAAAAAGACTATTATAGGAAATCCTATAATAGTCCTTCTATTATATAGTTAGTCTCGTCCAGTAAAGAAGCTTACTACAGCAATCACTATAACTGCACCAACGATGGACGGAATTAATGCCATGCCTGCAAGACTTGGGCCCCAAGTACCAAGCAAAGCTTGACCTACAGAAGCCCCTACTAAACCAGCAATAACACGAAGAATAATCCCCATGCTTTGCGCCTTTTTAGTAATACGACCAGCTACAAAACCAATGAATCCGCCTACAATAATTGACCAAAGCATAATATACCTCCTATAAAGTCATCTCATCAAGATTAAGCGGGAATAAATCCTTATTCTCCATCACTTGTGGTGACTTTTCTAAATATTGTTTTCGCATTGACCATAAAATTTCTAAATCCTTTGGATCTAACTTGGACAATGCATATATCATCGTGAAATCTGAACCATAATGGCCACGCAAGCTATCGGGTACTCCTTTGGGTCCTTC comes from the Veillonella dispar genome and includes:
- a CDS encoding GlsB/YeaQ/YmgE family stress response membrane protein, producing the protein MLWSIIVGGFIGFVAGRITKKAQSMGIILRVIAGLVGASVGQALLGTWGPSLAGMALIPSIVGAVIVIAVVSFFTGRD